Proteins encoded together in one Vigna angularis cultivar LongXiaoDou No.4 chromosome 5, ASM1680809v1, whole genome shotgun sequence window:
- the LOC108340065 gene encoding uncharacterized protein LOC108340065, which produces MKNKRASRRDKKEIKVTYISSPVKVKTSASNFRALVQELTGQYSNLAETSMPMEDENEHLERLVHRKTRQSEPQQWRVDDGTNFMIRPEYNEFLSRSFMEPFNQQQLQYDLMTFDMS; this is translated from the coding sequence ATGAAGAACAAAAGGGCAAGTAGAAGGGACAAAAAGGAGATCAAAGTCACTTATATTTCGAGCCCCGTGAAGGTGAAGACTAGTGCCTCTAATTTTAGGGCACTCGTGCAAGAACTCACTGGCCAATACTCCAATCTTGCTGAAACCTCCATGCCCATGGAAGACGAAAATGAACACTTGGAGAGACTCGTTCACCGTAAAACTCGTCAAAGTGAGCCTCAACAATGGAGGGTGGATGACGGCACCAACTTCATGATCAGACCTGAGTATAATGAATTTCTCTCGAGATCCTTCATGGAGCCATTCAACCAACAACAACTTCAATACGATTTGATGACTTTCGACATGTCGTAG